One Longimicrobium sp. genomic region harbors:
- a CDS encoding M20/M25/M40 family metallo-hydrolase, protein MKRTALAALAAGALLAGPAAAQQEWTSNDPVLRAIWQEGTHNSQLERLAQPLLDSIGPRLTGSPQMDAAQRWAIGQYAQWGITARSERYGTWRGWQRGHTHVDLMTPRLRSLEGMMLAWSPGTNGPVSAEAVLLPQMSDSAAFKAWLPSARGKFVMISFPQPTCRPDENWQRWAVAADFERMRAERTAAQNAWNQRVSATGLAARDFQLRLEAAGVAGIVTNLWSQGWGVEKIFNARTRQAPVISLSCEDYGLVARLAMNGDAPTLRLDAQSQFTGEAVPVSNVIAQVRGRRKPNEYIMLSAHFDSWDGSSGATDNGTGTVVMMEAMRILSKVYPRPNRSIVVGHWSGEEQGLNGSRAFAADHPEIVSGLHVLFNQDNGTGRIRNISMQGLTATGPYFRRWLGAMPPFVSDSVQIDDPGMPSGGGSDNAAFVCYGAPAFGLGSLSWDYGTYTWHTNRDTYDKISWDDVRRNALMVAMLIYQADQEANILPRDRRTEFPVNQQTGQPGSWPACAAPVRSAAESPRM, encoded by the coding sequence ATGAAGAGAACCGCACTGGCGGCCCTGGCCGCCGGCGCTCTCCTGGCCGGCCCCGCCGCCGCGCAGCAGGAGTGGACCAGCAACGATCCCGTGCTGCGCGCCATCTGGCAGGAGGGCACGCACAACTCGCAGCTGGAGCGCCTGGCGCAGCCGCTGCTGGATTCCATCGGCCCGCGGCTGACGGGGTCGCCGCAGATGGACGCGGCCCAGCGCTGGGCCATCGGCCAGTACGCGCAGTGGGGCATCACCGCGCGCAGCGAGCGCTACGGCACCTGGCGCGGCTGGCAGCGCGGCCACACGCACGTGGACCTCATGACCCCGCGCTTGCGCTCGCTCGAGGGGATGATGCTGGCCTGGAGCCCGGGTACCAACGGTCCCGTGTCGGCGGAGGCCGTGCTGCTTCCGCAGATGTCGGATTCCGCGGCGTTCAAGGCTTGGCTGCCGAGCGCGCGCGGCAAGTTCGTGATGATCTCCTTCCCCCAGCCCACCTGCAGGCCTGACGAGAACTGGCAGCGCTGGGCCGTCGCGGCGGATTTCGAGCGGATGCGAGCGGAGCGCACGGCGGCGCAGAACGCGTGGAACCAGCGGGTGTCGGCCACGGGGCTGGCGGCGCGCGACTTTCAGCTGCGGCTGGAGGCGGCGGGCGTGGCGGGCATCGTCACCAACCTGTGGTCGCAGGGGTGGGGCGTCGAAAAGATCTTCAACGCGCGCACCCGCCAGGCGCCCGTCATCAGCCTGAGCTGCGAGGATTACGGCCTGGTGGCGCGCCTGGCGATGAACGGCGACGCGCCCACGCTGCGGCTGGACGCGCAGTCGCAGTTCACGGGCGAGGCGGTGCCCGTATCCAACGTGATCGCGCAGGTGCGCGGACGCCGCAAGCCCAACGAGTACATCATGCTGTCTGCCCACTTCGACTCGTGGGACGGCTCGTCGGGCGCAACCGACAACGGCACCGGCACGGTGGTGATGATGGAGGCCATGCGCATCCTCTCCAAGGTGTACCCGCGCCCCAACCGCAGCATCGTGGTGGGCCACTGGAGCGGCGAGGAGCAGGGACTGAACGGATCGCGCGCCTTTGCCGCGGATCACCCGGAAATCGTCAGCGGCCTGCACGTGCTCTTCAACCAGGACAACGGCACGGGACGCATCCGCAACATCTCCATGCAGGGGCTGACGGCTACGGGGCCATACTTCCGCCGCTGGCTGGGCGCCATGCCGCCGTTCGTATCGGACAGCGTGCAGATCGACGATCCGGGGATGCCCAGCGGCGGCGGATCGGACAACGCGGCCTTCGTGTGCTACGGCGCGCCGGCGTTCGGTCTGGGCTCGCTCTCGTGGGATTACGGCACGTACACGTGGCACACCAACCGCGACACGTACGACAAGATCTCGTGGGACGACGTGCGGCGGAATGCGCTGATGGTGGCCATGCTGATCTACCAGGCCGACCAGGAAGCGAACATCCTTCCGCGCGACCGACGCACGGAGTTCCCGGTGAACCAGCAGACCGGGCAGCCCGGCAGCTGGCCTGCCTGCGCCGCTCCCGTCCGCAGCGCGGCGGAAAGCCCGCGCATGTAA